The stretch of DNA CTCTCCTCACTACAACATGTTTGGAGTGGTGATTGCCATGACAGAGCCAgggcaaattaaaaaaatgttattttggttcatgaactAAGTAAATGAAACTGGTGGATTCATTGAATAAGGAAAGGAGCTGCAACCCATTCCCAATCTCCAAGAGGCGTTATAAAGTGGAAAGAATCAGCCACATCTCATCCATAGAAAGTCATCCTACATTCGTCAGTGCAAACGCAAGCTGAAACTAgagtattttatatttactgtttattattttttaatatttgagatTGGATTGAATATAATAAGATGAAATAATAAGGACGAGTCCCTTGTGAGACATATATGAGTATATGACACGAGACTTTATGAATCCAAACTTACTTTATTCTTGTCTCTTTGAAAGATTGTTTAACATATTGAATAATCCTGACCTATGTGACATAatccttctctctttttttttcccgaaaaAAAGGTTTTTGTTTCGATCAGTCCCGAGAGTCGAACGAGCAAATTATTTGACAGGAAAGTGACATGAACCCTacctataatctataatctataatctataacaaTACATGAAAGGAGAGCCTAAAGGAGCTCTCCCCGGATTTTGGGGGGCCGGTGggctctacttttttttttttttctttccttctttctctcactctcttactttctttttttattttttttttctctcaacactcccactctctcttcctctctctcttactttcttctttttttttttctcaacatctttctttttaaatttttgcctacatcaagtgtaaaattttatcgcatggatcaattctattttttaatagtcaatataacaaataaatataaaattttatcgcatagatcaatactattttttaattgtcAAGATAATAAATTCGTATGGTTtttgcctttattttttttagttcttcctataatttattcttatatttgtATTGCAGCAATGATTACTTTTTCTTCGGttgcttctttttttatataaattcttgactctttgtttttacttttttttattttatttgtttatttatttatacatNGATACTTTTACtttctttactttatttatttatttatttagttttacaAAATCATTCCACCGCAACGCAAGGTCCTTGACTAGTAACTAAGTTAGTTTACAACCTAAGTTAATTGGATTTGAGTACAAATTAAGCTTAAGAgataagcattttttttttggtgaaggAATTAATTTTGTTGAGAGGAGAAGCAAAAGTATCATAGCAAAAAAGATGCACAACCAACTATTcctagcgtgctacctatctctcaaaaaaaaaaaaaaaaaactattcctAGCGtaagtagcaaagggcttggtggttgatacccgaggttccaagttcaaatcctaattaattcacatttccagctaaatttatttttttaaaaaataaacgaagcaggtagcatactatctttctctaaaaaaaaaaaaaaaaacaaagatgcaggaaagaatatatatactatgttgCAAAAGGGGAGCATCCGCCAGTTGATGCTTGAAATATTGGAGCTTTTAAGCTTTAAGTTTTGATTTAGTAAAATACAACATGTACATCTATATTTAGATCAGAAATATATGGATAGCATTATTCAAGTTACTCGTTTTGTTCAATCTGTTTTAATAAACAATTCGGTTagaaatatgaaacaactaaaTTTCGAACTAAAAATACTAGATACCAATCACAAACTCTTATTCAACTACATCAGATAAGAtccgttatatatatatagagagagagagagagagagagagagagagagagagaatttggtTGGAAtatattaatagcactaagtcattagtgctattaggtttttggtccttagatgaaaaattatGTGATTAGGTTAATAgtagtcccttagggttgagtggataattggttgaatagtatgatctaacagttagaaatgataaaaagaataaatctaacgacagaaaattCGGTAGcatcaagtatttggtgctattagatttgtagcttttggatGACAAAATGTACGATTAAAATAATGCGAgcctcctaggattgagtgagttattggttgaatagtataatctaatggataaaaatagtcaatgggttaaatctaacgacgAAAAATTCGGTAACACCaaatgtttggtgctatcaatatataatatcccagccggactcatgTAGAACGCTATACATATATTTCTAATATGGTGTTTTCGGTACTATAAATGAGTTagtgttttcaaatttttaattcttagaTCAACCTTTAATTATTTCGAAccattagattaatattatttttctagaaaaacTATTCAATACTAAGGGGgatcattatcatcctaactgtacaGTATTTAATCCTAATCaccaatcaaatttttttcttttttctctctcattctaatcacctatcaaaattgatgaatagttAGAAAGTTATGAGCACAAAAAATTTTGTGCTCTTAATAGTATAGTATTactagctctactctatatttatatactttgtACCGTTAATAATACAGTAACCTTGTTCTAGATGTATTATTTTTGTACTTGTGATATATATAGTACTGTAGTAGTGACATTTTGGGTAGCGCGTAAACATCAAACAGGACAAAACGTGTTCCTACGTACGTACCATGATTAGACAACCAGGATtcaattatttcttcttttcaattcACCAAAATATCGAAAAGACAACTCATGGATACCATGATTGACAGGTACAACCATTCCcccggataaaaaaaataataaaaaaaaaagaagctcgcGGGCACAAAGCCAGGGACAGCAATATCTTCtgctacaacaaaaaaaaaaaaaggaattataCTACTGAACATTTTAATTTGTCTGATTTGAGCTCATCATAAGCAATCAAGAGAAATACTGCTCCAACTAAAGAACCAATTATAATTCTACTATTTCTCGTTGAAGAATATTTANatactaaaaaataaaaaaaaaatatttttttcaaaaattataaattatttttaattgactatctaatatttcaaaattttaattctattactGAACATTTTAATTTGTCTGATTTGAGCTCATCATAAGCAATCAAGAGAAATACTGCTCCAACTAAAGAACCAATTATAATTCTACTATTTCTCGTTGAAGAATATTTatgatttactatttttttttttcttttttggatagAAAGGTAGTTTATTAtcagcttcgtttatttcatttagaaataaacttagctagaaatgtgaatcaactaggattcgaacttggatctcggataccaaccaccaagcccttttaccacttgcgccaAGGACGGTCGgtctattttttcatttttagtaCAAGAAATATaggatttatttgaactatgaactattttaaattagttatcaaatctttcaaaattttcatatttgattTAAGTCTGTCGACAATATTTTgacttaaataattaaatgtcCTAGTatgctacctgtttcgtttattttttttagaattaaacatagctgaaaatatgaattaattaggattcaaacttgagaccttGAGTACCAACCACCGAGCCATTTGCCACACTAGGGACGTTCGGTATGCCTCATTTATCTTTGCGaatttagtttgtatattttatgcaattctcgcaactataaatttattaaagtatttattagtttatattttaaagtcaaagtattgctaactaattcaaatcaaataaattaaaaagcttggtagtaaaattaaaattttgaaggattgaataaaaagattcaaaatgattcataatcCATATAGCTTCCGTcaatttttacccaaaaaaaaacttttagatAGAACTGCAACCTATTTTGCATTGTTTATTTTAGAAAAGATAGTATGAAATGATCTTTAAAACAACTTTTACCTTCAACAAAAatagaagcataaaaaaaaagaaaaatttatattttgaggcTTCAAAAGTTTTATGagtattttctattcataaaaaatttcaaattatttcgcTCGCTATTTGATAAGTGCACAATTAATTAGAGATAGGTTCAGATAAAAGACCGAAGCAAAAGCTATGTTCCAcatttacaattaaatttaattaccaaaattatctacatattttatatttcaatccCACCCACTCAAGAGCCGTGGATTCATACCACAATTTTTTTTGTGCGTTAAATACTAAagtagttgaatttttttttaaaaaaaaactaaaaagtgtGATCAGGATCAAAATTAAACGGATCTAAAAGTTCAGGGACCAGTAATGCAATGTACCTTCGAGGGAGCTCGAGGAAGCATCGGCGCCTTCTACACTCTTCGTCGTGGAGCTTGCCCCAACAAAAGTCGAAGAGAGTTCGAAGCcgcttagggttagggttagggttgggttACTACgaaagcttctctctctctctctctctctctctctctctctcttccttcgtCGTTTTGGGAGTTGGGGAAATGGCGATGGGTGCTGCACCCGTGGCGGGGTCGGGGCTCTCCAAATTCCTCTCCCCGCGCCGCCGCATCCAATCCACCgacatcgccgccgccgcctcctggACCGTCGCCGCCGCAACCACCGCACTATGGCTCAtccaggtctctctctctctgttttttttttttttttttttttttttttttttttttttttttttttttgatatcagTTAATGACTACGTTGTTTGTGGTTGATCCGGAGATTTGGGAATCCTCGTTTTGTTGCCTCTCGGAATTTAATAGGATTTTATTTGATAATCTTTTTTCTAATATACTCTTTGTAAGTATCTCTAGTTTCTGCACATTACAATGTAAATCTCAGtttgattattttgtttgcattttttaatattttttttttttttttttgtaataatctAGCATCTAAAGGAGGTATTTAGTTGTACTACAATGGTAACTGCatgcaaatttaattttgatgtttgatttgatatatttgaattcaactaCTGCAGATAAAACTATATGAGAAGGTCGAACTGCAGCAATTGAAACTATATTCAAATTGACTACAGTTTAAACttcaaacttaaataaaaataaatgtaccTACTCaatcactttttaaataaaaaaaatatcatcactatagatataaaattataaaattttggaaatgCACATTTCAAATTACATCCCACTAaacaatttatctatatttgcagctctttttttttttattttgagagatagatagcatgctatccgtttcgtttaatttatttaaaaataaacttagctgaaaatatgaatcaattaggatttgaacttgggatctcggataccaaccaccaaattctttgtcatttgctctagggacagtcggtctcttattattatatttaactaaataagatgtatataattataactcCAACTACATGCATATTCAGCTATactgtatttttaattacatctaaccaaatgCTGCAAAATGAGTTTACAATTACGATAAAGCAAAGCACTGATGTTTCGTGAATGAGCCTACACTATCTATACGCGAGTTTTCGTATTCGAACTCCACTGAACTTTTAGTTATGTTTCACTCTactcatttaattcaaatttacattTATCTTCAGAGATAAATAGTTATTTCTTTCGCTTTTTTCTTCTAATATCTTAATTTACTATGGTtgcttcttaattatttttgttgtaaCATTACTTTTTGCAGCCTTTCGACTGGCTGAAGAAGAAGCTATTCGAGAAACCAGAAGAAGAGAAGTGAAGTTGTGAAATACCTATGCTTAGAGTGACCAGAGGAAAACTTGTTATGACTTGTGAATATCCAACTGTGCTTAGTATTCTGAGATAGTAGAAAAAATGAGGAGCTTAGGTGATACCTGTAACCTAAATAAGAAGGATCTTGTTGCATGTAgagcttaattaattttctttttaatattaagaaagaaatgtgaatttctAGGGAAAGACACTGTGTTCTTGAGTTGATTGTATTTTAAATCAACCCACTTTCCCCAACTCAAATTTTctctaaatttctttttttgtcacTAAGCCTCTGTTTATCGCAACTAATGCATCGAATTGTAAGTTCCGTTGAAATTGGATGATCTTTTTTTGGTATTtattctttcattttctttgaGAAGGGATGATGCAGTATTTAACTAACAATAATTGAGAGATAGACGTTGTTGTTGAATCAAGTACCGCATCATCTTTTTGACATTTCTTGGATAGAAAAGTTGCTGCctcttttattattctatatgcTAGCCACAACTAGCATGTAGAACAATTTTTGAAACTAAAAACAAGTCATAaccgactgttcctagagcaagtggcaaagggcttggtggttgatacccgagacccaagttcgaatcctagttgattcacatttctagctaagtttatttctaaatgaaataaacgaagcgggtagcgtactacctatctctctcaaaaaagaaaaaaaaaagaaaaaaagcaagcCATAGAAAAAAGAGGTTGACTAAACCTAACCCCCAAGTTGTGTCATGTGATCTGATTTGATTATTATATCTAAGCTGTGACAAATAATTAACACCATATCATTtagttctaatatatatatgcacacagTAATTATTtgttgatttaaaatttgatccATATTACCCTGTGCAAATCAATatccaaatatttttctaagtttttttttgtcattaacatggaaataatatttatttttacaatttaatGGCTCTGCTGGCTTTTCTAAGATATGTTTTTGTCCATTAAGTTAGAagtaatattaattttgtaaaatttaatagataaaGAAATCAAACTATAACATTGAATCACTAAtagctagggctggcaaacgagcgagccggctcgcgttcgactcgtgttcggctcgatattcagCTCGcccgagctcgactcgaaattaaatgagccgagcttgaacaaaataaaaggctcgaaattcatttcaagccgagtttGAGTATTActtggctcgttcgaattaggctcgaaaagctcgaaaagctcgaatatatctatatatgagatttttattttttatgagatttttataaaatttttatttccagccgttcattttgaggctactcgttcactaggcaaacgaagtaaaaaaattatgaaattagatttctagatagttccaatagtgtaaatcatgtttaacagaaccgatcgccaaatcggacgtcccatcattgaaaacaacttacaagtatggAGGCCTCCATACTTTCGAAAATATAGGAGCCTAGcgctctcttctctctcgtctctctctctctctctctctcatataatatatactatataatatatatatatatatttatatatataatatatatatatagagttaggctagatacttttacaagtatcacccaaagTGATACTTGtggtgtttttagccattggatctactttttgattactaatagcctttggatcaaatactatttcacctaccaccaccctaccacatcatctcaacctcacatctctccatccaaggactaaaaacatAAAGTTACACTTGGATGATACTTTTTACAAGTATTcctagctctactctatatatatatatatatatatatatatatatatataataaatgtattgttttaattatatataggcttaatttaatttggaccattattgttggcccataaaaaacCCAACAAGTTAACCGTCAATTAccaaactctaaatttacatacaTACTCCCTTTtcgactttcactgttgcaatAATCCTAAAACATGCATAACATTCAAATTCCTAAATCCCTaatttttccccctctctctcttctctttctctctctctctctctctctctctcgttctccctCAGACCCTTCACCCAGCAGGAAGTCACCTAGTTCatattttcttataattattttgtattttgaactatttggATATGTTACATCAAATTTTAGGTAAtattatgtaaaaattaaactattgattatataatgtcgagaatttcaatcagctcgtttagagctcgagctcggctcgactcgaaattaggctcgctcgagctcgactcgaattaatttcaaaccgagcttgagcctagatttaggctcgaaattaatatcaagccgaatttgagctaacataagctcgctcgagctcggctcgtttccacccctactaaTAGCTAACACAATgattaaattttacaaataaattaaattacagTAGAAGCAGAGAGATTTTAATTAGCATCTCtctaattaaaacttaaaagaggtaaaaaatgtatggagacaccTCAATTATAgcatctctctatatatttttttattgagactccttcatttttatttttttttttttaaatcaggtGATGATAGAAACTAAATTAAAGAccttatcaaattatttaataattttatcaaatttaaatatttaaactctTCATAGAGAATAAAACTAGATAAATTAACTATTAATAgctaattaaaatctaaaatctaagaAAAGAATTTAACTTAGGTaactgtaaaatttaaattaaaaaaagtaaaacttaaAGTTGAAGGTTGCTATTTTGGAATTTCTTATAATAGTTGAAGGATGCATATTCACTAATTaactattacatatatatatatgctatatatataatatattaatatatatatatatattatatatatatatatatatatatatatatatatatatatatatatattcgagggGGTAATCTCGAATTAGTTTATAATTGAGGTGgtttctgtacatttttactGATCTGTTACCGGTGGTTGGGACAATATCGCGCCATCCACGTGTATTTTCCTATACTTGCATCACTATCCGATCCCTGAATGGACGGCTCTGATTCGATCTCTCGCTCCACGTTCTTTTCGTTCCTCGCTCTCGAACCATCTTAGAATAATAGCGATAGTTTACTTCCTCAATGaagtaaacaataataataataattaataaatataaaaagtcgACAATTCCAAAGGAGACGAAGAAGCTTCTCATTCTCACACGGCTCTCCATTCCCCCCTTTTTGGGGTTTAACCCGAAACGAAAAGATCTCACTTTTATTTTCGTCTCAATCGAGGGTTCATAGGTTTTCCGATCTCGGTTTTGGTATTTTTCTCGGATTTTTTTACTCAAAATCCGTGTACTTATCATTTTCCGAAGTTGATTtcagattggatttttggatcATTTATTCTTTCGATTCATCTCAATAAAAGTGGTCTTTGCTTGATCGATTGGGGAGATGATGAGGGGAAAACTATGGATTTCGATTTGGATTTCGTTTTTGTTGGGATCGTGCATGGGGAAATTCATGGTGGAGAAGAATAGTTTGAGGGTGACCTCGCCCAAATACCTGAAGGACGTGTACGAGAGCGCGATTGGGAACTTTGGGATTCCGCAGTATGGTGGGACGATGCTTGGTGTCGTGGTTTACCCTAAGGCGAATCAGAAAGGGTGTAAGAGTTTTGAGGACTTCGATCTCTCTTTCAAATCAAAACCGGGGAGTTTGCCTACCTTTTTGCTCGTCGATCGAGGAGGTGAGTGATACATTAGTTAGATTTGATCCTGATTTGTTATTGATCCGATAATTTGGATGCTGTTGATGTAACAGTAGTGTAGATGATTCAACTGGTTCGTATGCAGTGTataatttgttggatttttttttatcttgttgGAGATTTTAATTACTTAGTTATGCATGCTTATGAGCTCATATGAGATTTAAAGTACTtccaataatatttaattatttgcaATTGATCATGctttattcaaatttattctaGCTTTTACAAAGGGAATTCAATTGTGATTTGTTATAATTAGGTAATCATGACTGTGTTGATGTAATATATAAATGAttcaagtaatttttttttctgaattataATTACTTAGTTATACTTGCTTATGTGCCCATCAAAGATTTTTTAATAACATTTTATCATCTCTTATTATTAGATACTGGGGTTACTTTCTGATCTTAGCTTAAATTTCTTACGCATTTCTACTGCTGAATTactaaaaatgattaaaggcaTGACTCATCGGGTGGACCACACAACAAAAAAACCAAGAGAAGCAAGGAATTGAAGAACCATGGGACCACACGATCGAACCTTTAATTATGGGCACATTACctttacctctttttttttttttccctcagtAATCTTACAAacttactaattattaattttgtgatgttATACACCAGTGTGAAATTTTGGTCTTACTGTTCGTGTAGGCTGATGTGAATCTTTTGATGAGCTCCATGttgttttttttctccttttaattTATAGTGCTTGATAGATGAATGAAACCTGGTATGTGGCATTTACTATATCTcccatttctctttttttttttttttttttccaattggTCCTTAATTGGGAGCTCAAAGGTAGATGCATAAGTTACGCCTTGCCacttgtaaaaataaaaggaCTTCAAATGCTTGGAGACTTTACCTGGAAGTAGTGAGGCAAGCAACCTTTTTAATTTTGTGGTTTAGGTGTGTTTTTtcggggggcgggggggggtgGCGGGCGGTGGTTTGTGGGGGGCTAAAGAGGGCCAGTTGTTAAAGAGGGCCAGTTGTTAGAAGTATCTAATACTGGGGTGACCTGTGATTGTCTTTTTTGAAGCGTAAGTAGGAATGGCACTTCCACAGCGATTAATACTTCTACTTGCTGGTCAAATTGGTTCCATATGAGCATTTTCAATAATCTGTTTTAATGCTGTCTATTCCATGTCTTAATAGCGCGTGATAATAATGGTTGAGTTCTTATACAAAAGATTAAATGCACCTGCGTAGACCATTTGAATTGCACATATTCAACATCCTTGTTAATCTTTCAGTCAGTATCTTTATTACTCAGAATGGAATATGGATGATGCTTTTTTCAATAACCAGGGACTAGTGGAACGGAATCTTTCTTTTTGGCAAAT from Ananas comosus cultivar F153 linkage group 18, ASM154086v1, whole genome shotgun sequence encodes:
- the LOC109723882 gene encoding uncharacterized protein LOC109723882 produces the protein MYLRGSSRKHRRLLHSSSWSLPQQKSKRVRSRLGLGLGLGYYESFSLSLSLSLSLSSFVVLGVGEMAMGAAPVAGSGLSKFLSPRRRIQSTDIAAAASWTVAAATTALWLIQPFDWLKKKLFEKPEEEK